A region from the Triticum urartu cultivar G1812 chromosome 1, Tu2.1, whole genome shotgun sequence genome encodes:
- the LOC125510820 gene encoding uncharacterized protein LOC125510820: MDRSVSGGRGYYYSAAPVGTGMGMGPLAGQLGEWLLRAVQPPAPTPCGSPGGPPITAPRVRMRDGRHLAYEESGVPKESARFKVVFSHGFTGSRLDSLRASPEVAEELGVYMVGFDRAGYGESDPNPGRSVETAAQDMEDLADALGLGDKFHVVGFSLGCHAVWGALRYIPERIAGAAMLAPVVNYWWPGFPAELAAREYGRQERGDQWALRVAHHAPGIIHWWMEQSWLPLPTSTVVVNTTYLPNKRDAEIRRTLTADGTLRKKREMATQQGIQESYYRDMAVMFGKWEFDPMALPEPPCPVHLWQGDEDGLVPVALQRHVAGKLGWVNYHELPGTGHFLSAVPGLGDTVLRTLFG, from the exons ATGGACCGATCGGTTTCCGGCGGGAGAGGGTACTACTACTCGGCGGCGCCGGTGGGCACGGGCATGGGCATGGGCCCGCTCGCGGGCCAGCTCGGCGAGTGGCTGCTCCGGGCCGTGCAGCCGCCGGCGCCCACGCCGTGCGGGTCGCCCGGCGGGCCCCCGATCACCGCGCCGCGGGTCCGGATGAGGGACGGCCGGCACTTGGCGTACGAGGAGTCCGGCGTGCCCAAGGAGAGCGCGCGGTTCAAGGTCGTCTTCTCCCACGGCTTCACCGGCTCCCGCCTCGACAGCCTCCGCGCATCGCCG GAGGTCGCCGAGGAGCTTGGCGTGTACATGGTGGGCTTCGACCGCGCCGGCTACGGCGAGAGCGACCCCAACCCGGGCCGCTCCGTGGAGACCGCGGCGCAGGACATGGAGGACCTGGCCGACGCGCTGGGGCTCGGCGACAAGTTCCACgtcgtcggcttctccctcggcTGTCACGCCGTGTGGGGCGCGCTCAGGTACATCCCGGAGCGGATCGCCGGGGCCGCCATGCTGGCGCCGGTGGTGAACTACTGGTGGCCCGGGTTCCCGGCGGAGCTGGCAGCGCGGGAGTACGGCCGGCAGGAGCGCGGCGACCAGTGGGCGCTGCGCGTGGCCCACCACGCCCCCGGCATCATACACTGGTGGATGGAGCAGAGCTGGCTGCCCCTGCCCACCTCCACCGTCGTCGTCAACACCACCTACCTCCCCAACAAGCGGGACGCCGAGATCCGCCGCACCCTCACCGCCGACGGCACCCTCCGGAAGAAGAGGGAGATGGCGACGCAGCAGGGGATCCAGGAGTCCTACTACAGGGACATGGCCGTCATGTTCGGAAAGTGGGAGTTCGACCCCATGGCGCTGCCGGAGCCGCCGTGCCCGGTGCACCTGTGGCAGGGCGACGAGGACGGCCTCGTGCCCGTCGCGCTGCAGCGGCACGTCGCCGGCAAGCTCGGGTGGGTCAACTACCACGAGCTCCCCGGCACCGGCCACTTCCTGTCCGCCGTTCCAGGGCTCGGAGACACCGTTCTCCGGACACTTTTTGGTTGA